A genomic region of Nymphalis io chromosome 3, ilAglIoxx1.1, whole genome shotgun sequence contains the following coding sequences:
- the LOC126781368 gene encoding DNA primase large subunit has translation MEFKIKRKSVKTVTAGSLVDIYPHDLQMYKIPPTDNISLQEFESLALERLTLLRCLATATTLKGLRIFSEEWTDFVISDLKNQGLKYYAKLCEKSGCGTTQLDLEARRKDHIAHFILRLAYCRTEELRRWFISRELELFKMRFMTMKTDAIDSFFKINNLCYTNISDDEKNELMKYLRESTFYHNNQNIENFKFYKVKFYEVLDLVKARKVYLRGGYAYIPHKDFISVLSAQFRMLLRQSLAVASHHLGEIEQDERLVSLLKGLHQSYSGNDFISDTKVTVPIESIDSLSAKSFPLCMKQLHEQLRSAHHLKHGGRLQYGLYLKGIGVTLEDSLRFWREEFTKIMELDKFEKQYAYNIRYNYGKEGSKKNYTPFNCLKIINTNVGPGECHGCPYRHCDSSILKNKLKGYGLDAQAVNDVVDMAKKGHYQIACSKYFDAVNKTDLGLGINHPNQFFEESQKLVKGDIKIEVKKEEKSNIIKTDSNNIEDMDFDEITEWKE, from the exons atggaatttaaaataaaaaggaaatcTGTAAAAACAGTTACTGCTGGCAGTCTTGTTGATATTTATCCTCATGATTTACAAATGTATAAGATTCCTCCTACCGATAATATATCATTACAAGAATTTGAAAGTTTAGCTCTGGAGAGGCTTACTTTGCTAAGATGTTTAGCAACAGCAACGACTTTAAAGGGACTAAGAATTTTCTCAGAGGAATGGACTGATTTTGTTATAAGTGATTTGAAAAACCAAGGATTAAAGTACTATGCTAAACTCTGTGAAAAATCTGGTTGTGGGACAACTCAACTAGATTTAGAAGCTAGGCGAAAAGATCATATTGCTCATTTCATACTAAGATTAGCTTATTGTAGAACCGAAGAATTACGTCGTTGGTTCATTTCTCGAGAACTAGAGTTATTTAAAATGAGATTTATGACTATGAAGACTGATGCTattgattctttttttaaaataaacaatctaTGCTACACTAATATATCTGATGATGAAAAGAATGagcttatgaaatatttaagagAATCAACATTTTATcataacaatcaaaatatagaaaactttaaattttataaggtAAAGTTCTATGAAGTTCTTGATTTGGTAAAAGCGAGAAAAGTTTATCTTCGTGGTGGATATGCTTATATCCCACATAAAGATTTCATTTCTGTACTATCTGCACAATTTAGGATGCTGCTGCGGCAAAGTTTGGCAGTTGCTAGTCACCATTTAGGAGAGATTGAACAAGATGAGAGGCTCGTTTCCTTACTCAAAGGCTTGCATCAATCATACTCTGGTAATGATTTTATAAGTGATACAAAAGTAACAGTTCCAATAGAGAGCATTGATTCCTTATCTGCTAAATCATTTCCTTTATGTATGAAGCAACTTCATGAACAATTACGCTCTGCCCATCATCTTAAGCATGGTGGGAGATTGCAATATGGACTTTACCTAAAAGGTATAGGTGTCACACTTGAAGATTCCCTTAGATTTTGGAGAGAAGAATTCACAAAAATTATGGAATTAGACAAGTTCGAGAAAcaatatgcatataatataagatataattatgGAAAAGAAGGTAGCAAAAAAAACTACACTCCCTTCAActgtttaaaaatcataaacacCAATGTAGGACCTGGAGAATGCCATGGCTGTCCATATAGACATTGCGATTCAAgcatcttaaaaaataaactgaaagGATATGGACTAGATGCTCAAG cTGTAAATGATGTCGTAGATATGGCCAAGAAAGGTCACTACCAAATTGCatgtagtaaatattttgatgcaGTTAACAAAACAGATCTTGGCTTAGGTATTAATCATCCCAATCAATTCTTTGAAGAAAGTCAGAAACTTGTAAAAGGTGATATTAAAATTGAGGTAAAGAAAGAAGAAAagtctaatataattaaaacagattCCAATAATATTGAAGATATGGACTTTGATGAGATTACTGAGTGGAAAGaataa